attggtactttttttctgacagtgtaggaGTCAGGTCTTTTGGACACACAACTTTTGgaaatttttgttttctctAAACAAAGCTACTTAAAGGCATTGCCGGGCCCCCTGCTTAAAGGCATTGCCGGGCCCCCTGCTTAAAGGCATTGCCGGGCCCCCTGCTTAAAGGCATTGCCGGTCCTCCTACTTAAAGGCATTGCCGGGCCCCCTGCTTAAAGGCATTGCCGGGCCCCCTGCTTAAAGGCATTGCCGGTCCCCCTGCTTAAAGGCATTGCCGGACCCCCTGCTTAAAGGCATTGCCGGACCCCCTGCTTAAAGGCATTGCCGGACCCCCTGCTTAAAGGCATTGCCGGGCCCCCTGCTTAAAGGCATTGCCGGGCCCCCTGCTTAAAGGCATTGCCGGACCCCCTACTTAAAGGCATTGCCGGTCCTCCTACTTAAAGGTAGCGGCGTTTCTTTTTCTGCCTGACGGACTCCGTCGCAGTGCCATGGATCTGGAGAGAAATGAGTGCTGAACATCGTCGCGTCCAGCGAGCCTGAAGTGCCGAGTGGTAGCTTACGTCTGTGTCTTCGGCAGCTCCAGCTGACCCAGCGGATGCCCCTGGTGCCGGAGCCCATGTGCCTCATCGTGCCCATCGTGTACGACATGGCCACGGGCCTCACGCAGCAGGCCGACATCCCGCGGCAGCAGAGCTCCTCCGGAGCCGCCGCCCTCATGGTCAGCAGCATCCTCAAGCGCTTCAGCGACATGCACCCCCCACGCCAAGGTGAGTGGGGGCCAGCTGGGGTCTTCCTGTACGCTGCAGGTCGCTACGGTGATGATCCCGCGCATGTCTGATGGAGGCCGGTGGCAGTGGACGGGACACGGCGATGACGCTCCCTATCATGGGGTCCAGGTCCCTTTGGGGCAGAGCTGTCAGTCTGCAGTCTCTAACAGAGCACCGGTTACTGATTTAATTCAGCTGAAACAGTTTAGAGATTAAGGTTATAGACTCTCAAATTTGAGATCCTGATTTTTGTACCCTGTCTTGCTGCTGTTCCTCTAATCAGTATCTGGTTAGCAAGATGTATTTCTgaatatcagaatcagaatctttatCAAAGTCAAAGACTTTGATTTTGATATAGATTCTGATTCTCAAAGTCAAagaatcagaatctttattgACACTGCTTGCTACTGACAGAGACATGACAATAGACAATTACATTATCCACCCATATCCGCAGTTTCTGTGGTTTACCATGGTctgaaaaaaaattgtgaagTGTATAACAAAgttttttcattgttccttAATCCTTTGAGGGGTATAAAAAGGATGGAGATTTATTAATTCAACTTGATAcatgatattttttcattaatCTCTCGTCTTGAACGTCAGAATCCCTTTTGTTTGAGTATAGTACTGTACAGTAACTGTATAATGTACAATGTactttatttctgtatttaatgtttgtctAACTGTACATAATTTATCAATTACCATGTGTACATACATGAAAATCACCTTGTATATGGGGTCTGCGGATGGTTCCCTATTATCCACAGTAGGTATTGGAACGCATCCCCTGCAGATACTGTGGGCCTCCATACTGATACAAGATGCACAATAGAGAGTGGTTATGGGTACAAGTTATGGTAAATACAGTGGTGAAAGTTAGCTAGGTAACCAAGGGAACTAATCAGGCTACCAGTTAATGTtaaattatttcatttctgAAGTAGTGTCAAACTCTCTCCTCCAGGTGAATGCACGATATTTGCGGCCGTTCACGAACTTATGCTCAACCTCACGTTGCCCCCTAGTGGACGTCCCTAGCAGAAACATAGCGGCGATCGATCCATGTCCGGGATCGCAACTGCGCGCCACGCTGGCGCCCTCAAGTGCAAACAGAAGGAATAGCCATTGAACTCCCTCCGTCTGACTTCCTTGTAAATAACACGTTTATAAATGTGTGAGGACAGAACTGCAGGAAGCGTCTTTTTGATAGTCAGCCACAAATTTTGGATTCAAGCGGAACCaactgaatttatttttttgaagatACACTTCTTATATAAATATTACTGTAGTGTTTGTTTACAGCCTAGAGTACCTTTTTATATTTCAGTGTTAAAGAATGGCGGGAAGGATGAaggtatttggggggggggggtttgaaggggaaaatctttattaaaaacTTATGTcgcaaaaatacaaatattatttAGTCGTTGGATGTACTCTGCAAACACCATTGTAAATTTCTTTCGATGTTTTGACATAATTTAAACCTTTTCTATTAAAGCTGTTACTTTGAGTTGTGTAACTCTGACAAACTTTATAAGTAGGCCTGAgctgtattttatttgttgaCCCGAGACTACTTTTTAtggtttaatatttaataaaatggtAAAGAAAATTGGCAAAATTTGTGTACGTTTCCGCTCACATGAAGTACGTTGAAATTCCATGTGGCCGCAGCCTATTTttcaaaggatttttttttttggttttgtttaacTACTGAACTGTCCTGTACTGGTTTATGTCAAATTATGTCACTACATTCTCGTCAACAACTGCCAGTAATAACATGGATTAATGTTCTTATGGGAAATAATATGGGGTTGGAAAACTGCCCCCCCCTAAAAAAATTAAGCATTAACTTCTTAGATTTGGTTATTCCTTCTGAAAATGAGTGCTAATGAAATTTGTCTTCGGACGGGTCACAGACGCATATAACTTTGTGGCTCAACAGCAGGTGTAGCGATCACCGAAGCGAAGATCACCGCGCTTCATGATGTCCCTGAAGGGCGTTACTTAAGCTAATTGCCATTATCTTTCAGACATTTGCAGCGTAGAGTTCGCGCACCACTTGAACTATAATTCCCACAGTGCACCGCGGCGAACATTGACAAAACACGGAAATAGGCTTTTTAAACGGCAGGACTGCACTTCGCTGGCTTTGTGATACAGAATTGTGCATGCATGATTGGTAGAAGCAGTGACTGATGTGCGGTCACAATCTAAATGCATATTTGGCCACGTTTTTGCTAAACGAAACCAAATTAAACTAGTCGCTGAACGTGATAGTTGAGTCAAAGAGACGATCGTCGAAATGGTATATGAGGAGTTAAGCGCTCGTCTGAACGAGTCCGGCTATAAAAACTGGTTGAAAGCGGGTTACTGCCTCCTAAAAGTGAAGGACGGACTGTGCGACTTCGTgaataatgaaatgaaatgttttcatgCGGTTATAATTGATAGTAACCATGTGCTGAGATCTGGCAGGCAATGCCAGAACCAGTGCAGACCAAAGGGAAACCAGGTAAgcgagtgtgtgtttgtgtggggggggggcaaaattaAACTGGCTGGCAACCTGGCGCCCTAGGCAGCTGCCTGTGTCATCTATAGACCGACTGTATTATTTTAAGTGGTGACGTGATTTTTAAATGTTCCACAAGTTCACGTCGGTCTGCTCAGTGTGCCGTGAATGGAAGGCGGAGATTTTACGGCATCACACCAATACAGCAGGAGTGGTGAACTGGAGCAACTGTAAGCCGTGGCTGTGGTCCTTTCAGCACTGGGAGCTGGCAAAGGCAAGTCTTCCTGAAATGCACCATGCAGTCACTACTACGTAAGTGTGACGCACTGAGTCCTGTGGCCTCACCTGCTGGTGCTGTGTCTCTCTTACAGGCTTACATGCCTCGCGGGCAGGTGAACAGCACCAGCCCGGAGCAATGTGACGCTGCCGCACTCCTCAACCTCATCAACTTCTGCGACCACTTCAGCTTTATAGACCAGCAGAGTGTCAGGGAGGTGAGATCCATTCAGGCAACAACAGTTCgatcttaatctagcttacTAGCAGTGTGAGAattatgtgcataacatgcgatgttggtattaatatcacacatcatCCAGCCCTGTAATATACTACAGTAATTTTtagaattcagtacaaaataccccgcctCGAGCTGTGAGGTCATTCAGCGCTGATACCAGTTActagtggaaaaccaacaccttgaagtaccatacttttggtactttcctgaagtaccaaaagtacagtacttggTGTGGTGAAAAAGCACCCAAGGTTTGTCACCCCAGATTATATGGTGTTCTATGATATTGTGCATCAGAACAAAACTGAAATGAATGAGAAAGGGCTGGCAAATGTACCTTTGCCCAGCTGAAGGTGTCCCTGGGGGCTGCTGCTTGCAGGTGATCAGGCAGAGGAATGAGCTGATGCACTCCTGTGAGATGCGGGTGTCACCCAAGTGGATGGCCCAGTTACAGAGGAACCTGGACCAGCTCCTGCAGCAGCTCAGACGTGTCCCTAAGGTGGCTGCTATCAGCCAGGAGATACGGGAGGTAACCCAGGacgctggtgtgtgtgtgtgtgtgtgtgtgtgtgtgtgtgtttgtgtgtgtgtgtgtgtgtgtgtgtgtgtgagagcaaGGGGGCTAAGTAtggaatgtaaatgttacaaaaaACCTGACATACATTATATTATTGTCTATGACATGTTTCATTAGCTAGATTTTTACTGAGACTCAAATCTAATGCACACAGGGCAACGTTTATACTGCCTTGTAATTGGAGTTTATTTGTGATTGGTGGGTGCATGTGTTGGTGCACAGATCCTGTCGGCCGATTGGTCGGTGAGCTTCACCGAGTCGGATGCTGTTGACGGCGCTCAGTGGGAGGGGGTGGAGCCGGAGCTCATCAGCCAGCTGGAGACTGATCTACTGAGGGAGAAACTGGACCACCTGTTGGTCCGCTCTGAGTCGGAACCCCCCCCTGACCCAAAGGTGAAGCAATTACATTTCAGCTTAGTCCCTCAGTCAATCTTCACCACCTTTTCTAAATATgcataacactgctctcagaaTGCTCCATTATGCATTTTTCTAACAGTCATTAATGAATAACTTCATTAGAGCAAAATTAAGTAAGTACCATGGTTTTACACTGCTCGTATACCAAAAGTATTGGCTTCTTAAATGGTTCTGAAATTGGTTTTTCAGGAACTTGAGGAGTTGGGGAAGCTCAAAGAATTCATTCGCCTCCACCCAGACTTGGAGAAGTGCTTTCAGACTCATTTGTGCAAAGATCAATCACAGCAGTTTGAAGGAGATTCCATGAAATGATGCTGAGACGTTTGACAGGGTGTATAAGTACAGCAGACAGGCGGTGAATGAAGAATGAGTCAGCAGAAATGCCGTGTTTTCAAATAAAGGCAGTTAACCAATGATCGATTTGTAGTTAAATGTGATGTAAAAGGATGTTCTCCTAAATCAACTTTGTTATGCAATGAGTCTCGTAAAACAATGTATTACTCACAGCCTTCTGACAGAAAACGTCATGTGACCTGAGGGAGCCGCAAGGAGTGCCGCGGCGTTTGGACCGAATACCGTCGACGGTGTTTATTTCTTAGGAAAAACAGCATATTATACTCCACTGTGgacattttacatttatcaTAGTTCGGTTTCGTTACGGTGATGGCGATGTGCGACCGATTTTCGGACGAGAATTACAAAAACTGGCTCAAAACTACAATGAGCTTGCAGCTACTGAGACACGGCCTCGGCGATTTCATAGAAGAGCAAAGCGAAAGTTATCACAGCTCCCTTCGCAGGAACCTTGGGGATGCGGAATGTGCAAGGAAATGTCATTTCGGCACGTCGCAGCCCCACAAGGTAAAGTTATTACTAAGCGAAATACAGGGACACTTCAAGGAGGAAAATCCGTTAATCGTTAGTTCTTATATATCGAATATTTGTGCATGTTACCAGTGGTTAAATCAATAAAAGAAGGCTATCCCTGTCACTCcaaggggaaggggggggggggggtcctgaatAAGCAGCTCTGTACAATCTTCCATTAATTGTCATGGGTATTTATGGTCACAATTACAAGCTACTTGTAGGCCTATGTTAATTTATCGTTATGTCATTTTAACAGGCACGTTTTAAAGCAATACAAAATAAAGTAGAAGAGATATGGCGATTGTGCATATCGCGTGGTTAAAAGCATTTGAATTTCTTGAAACATAACATATAAATTACAGTTAAAAATGACATGACTACACGTAATACCATTGCTTATTTATTCGTAATGTCCCcatgaaaatacattaaaatatccAGTTAGACCCGTCTTCCCTGTaatgtattttctgcaaaaagaaaatgaaaatgatcaaaagaaaatacaatctccactttgccatttagtttccaAAGTTTGTGCGCTAAAAAACTGCAACAATTACAAGTTACAggtacattcatttatttaaacttatGTTTAATCTTCCATACATGGTAAGCGAGAtaaccaactccatattgatgcctatggatttagaatgggatgtcataaaattGCATTGGGGTGTAATAGCCAGGTGACCCAGTACTTTTGTCTGTATAGTGTATGTAAAAGGTGGTATAACTGGCAGATTCAAAAATCCTAGACTGATATACTTCTAAATATCTGATGGGCATCTGCAATGCATCAGCGACTCCGTCGGGTCACATCGTTGAACAGTTCGACAGTTTCACAAAGCGATCCAGTGGCGATTTGCCTGCGCAGAGCGAACACCGATTTGACTGGTATCTGACCGGAGGTTTTGTCAGCGATCTCCAAAATGTTGGCGAGCGAAACATTGGGGCTAAAATCGTGTGGTGTGAAGGTAGCATAACCATATTTTCCccattggggggagggggggggggtactgaaCTGTAcacctgccttgtgccctatgctggctgggataggcttcaggcCGCACTACAATACTGACCAGTCTAAGAAGTTAGAATAAGAGGAAGGTGCGTAGAATGGGAAAAGAGCCAGGAATCTGAAGCTTCTTTAACCGGCTGTGTTAGATTTTGTTTGATTCCTGAAATTATTGAAAAGCAGTTAATACTGCACAAACATAATGTAATATTATAGTATTAAAAGTGCTCATAAAGCTAACATTGTAACTTTGATTTTATTACTATTAGACATATTTTGGGACAAAGGTTAGGTTTACAGTAAGTAGAGACAAAGAATTTTGTGTAAAATAAGAATAACgaccattaaaatgtaaatcatACATTAAAGTCATTAATGATTTCTTCCGCAATATGTCCAGTGTCACCATTTAAACCATATTTTCAACAGGATTCTAATCTTTGCGAAACCTGTGCAAAGTGGAAACAAGAAATATTAAACaatcataaaaataataaaggaCGTATTTACTGGGACAACTGTGAACCTCATAAGTGGTCAAAGGACAAGTGGGAGGTAGCAAAGGTAATTTCGAGTTTATTGTGATactgtttgtgtttattgtgatactgtttgtgtttattgtgaTACTATTTGTGATAATTGTGATactgtttgtgtttattgtgaTACTGTTTGTGATAATTGTGATactgtttgtgtttattgtgatactgtttgtgtttattgtgaTACTGTTTGTGATAATTATGATactgtttgtgtttattgtgaTACTGTTTGTGATAATTGTGATactgtttgtgtttattgtgatactgtttgtgtttattgtgaTACTGTTTGTGATAATTATGATactgtttgtgtttattgtgaTACTGTTTGTGATAATTGTGATACTGCTTAACACCAATTATAAAAACTGTAGAGGGGAGTTTAGATGTGGTTTGGGGTAGAATGGTAACATAAATGTTACAGAACTGGCACAGATGCTGATGCCAGTTCAGAAGCCACTAAGCGTTTGTTTGGCTTGTGATTGCAGTTCTGCTTGTGTCTCACAGGTCTACATGCCCAGGGGGAACAAGAGCCACAACAGATCTGAGCAATTCGATATTTCAGCAGTACTTAATTTCATGAATTTTTGCAagcattttaataaatttgGAAACAACCGTTTTATTTCAGAGGTAATGTCTATATATTTATGTCTAAAGTTGCATTGTCCAAACATCCCACAGTCACATTGACAGTATGCAGGATATATAGGGAACCAGGAAACAGTACAACTTCCAGTGTAGTGGAGAGAGTCACCTGCTTACATTCAATACCTGCTGTCAACTGAAGGTCACCAACGTGAGGAACCAGATGATGCATTCTCCTGACATGAAGGTGCCAAAAAAGGACATGGAGAAACATTTTGGGAAAGTCCTTCAGTTTGTCGGACATCTCCAGAAACATGCTAAAGGGCTGGAGAAGCTCACCGAAGTTCTGGAACAGGTTGGAGTGACTGACCTTTTACGATCTCATTCTTCTGCCTGCAAGCAGCAGACCAAAGACATACTTTTGAGTGGTTTTCAGCAAGCTTGTCGATTcatcttccttttttttttttgtctagcTTCAGAACACAGAGCTGAGTGTCGCTCTTGAGGGCGACAATCTCAATGTTACAAGCTTAAAGGAAAATATTCAAACCTTGTTTAGAGTGCAGAATATGCAAGACCTGGAGCAGAACATTTTCAAGGAAAAGCTTCAGCTTTTAACTCACCGCCTGGAGGAAGACAAACAAGCAGTTGAGGTGAGAAAATCTGTCAGTGATTATACTGAATggcaaatgaacaaaaaaaaataagaaacttGACTTATGGCCAGACATTATAAGTTCAAGTCCAATATGCAGGCTTGATATTTCATGGGCAGCAAAACATTAAATACTACTGTAAATGTACAAGGAAATGTAAATGGTCTGAAAGTCAATTTCATGCTGTATTAACGACGCGTTTTGGTTTCTGAAACCCTGAAATGTTTCCTATATAATCAGCCgaaggtcatgtgacactctgCCATGTGCCGAAATTCAGCTGGTGTTAATGATTTCTGGATGTACTTTCATGTGCCTGCAGAATGGGGAGATTGAGGGAATCAGGACGTTCCTCGAACAGAACAAGGACCTTCTGGAGCAGCTGGGTCCACAAGTCCAGAAGCTGAATGAGATCCAAACAAAAGTAGACGAGCATGAGCAACAGCTCGGCACACTAGCTGAGAAGGTTGACAACCTCGAAAAAAAGGCCAGTGGTGAGTGTGTGGGACGTTCATGGTATTTTAGCTTGTTTACCTTTAGGCTGGACCTCAAACCTCACCACTGGAACAGAGGAATGGAACATGCTGCTTTAATCATTATGAATGAAACAGGGCACAATTATAAATGTCTCTTCTAATGCATAATCTAACACTTATTTGGCTACATTTGACAACATTTTTCATCCAAAGAGATTTGGTGTTTTGAACAAAATAATTTGGTAATGAGTTCTGTACTATTGAAATTAAGTTTTATATGCACAGAGCTGGTCTTAAATAGCACTTGTTTTGTGTAGAACCTGTTTTAAGTGCAGAAGTGGTGAAGTATAAAAACCATATCCTGGAAGAGGCTAGGAAGCGCAACTGGAAAACGCCACAGTTCTCAGAAAAATACCACCCAAAAGGTATCCCAGTTCATTACTTACATTTAAATTTGTGAGAATCACATAGGGATGGGAGAAGGAACAGGATCTTTAATTGGAAAGGGGTTCAGAGTGATATGAGCAGGGATTGAAAGGGGTTAACAGAAAAAGTAGGACAAatgaaaagaataaaaaaacttTTGCCATGTGTTAAAAAAGAATCATGGACACAGGAGTATGACGGAGGTCAGGGTAGGGTTACTCGGGTGACACGGGAGTATGACGGAGGTCAGGGTAGGGTTACTCGGGTGACAAGGGAGTATGACGGAGGTCAGGGTAGGGTTACTCGGGTGACACGGGAGTATGACGGAGGTCAGGGTAGGGTTACTCGAGTGACATGGGAGTATGACGGAGGTCAGGGTAGGGTTACTCGGGTGACATGGGAGTATGACGGAGGTCAGGGTAGGGTTACTCGGGTGACACGGGAGTATGACGGAGGTCAGGGTAGGGTTACTCGGGTGACATGGGAGTATGACGGAGGTCAGGGTAGGGTTACTCGGGTGACACGGGAGTATGACGGAGGTCAGGGTAGGGTTACTCGGGTGACATGGGAGTATGACGGAGGTCAGGGTAGGGTTACTCGGGTGACATGGGAGTATGATGGAGGTCAGAGTAGGGTTATTTTGGTGACATGTCAGAAACTGACTAAATTTAGAGCCAGCAAACAAAAAGTATGTGAGTACCTtctatttcacaaaaaaatgttgattgttgattaataaaatatatttccttCCTTGTTGCCTTCCAAAGTCATTTAATAACAAattatttcttcttcttcttattattattattattaatgatcattttattgCAGTGACTGAGAAGCAGCCTCTTCCTGACTCACCCTTTCATGTGTATCAGGTTATATAGGACAGCTGGAGATTAATGGGCACAAGTTCGAGGGGAAGATAATCCAGCTCAACAAGATAGCAGCTCATCAGGAGGTAGCAAAAAtggccctggagcagctggagcagctgtCAAAGGAGGGTCCAGCCGCCCCCTCAGCTGACCGATTGGACGTCCTAAGTTCTGCAGGTATAGTGCTTCAGGAGAGATAAGCAACACATGCTAATttcaaaatgagaaaatgtcacCTGATGTCTGTCACTTTATGAAAAATCCAATATTATAAATGTATGGAGCcgtatatgtataaatatgtatggagatttatttgtatatttttctgtttatttaggCACCACTTATTTTTGCAGTGTGACTGTACATCTGAACGTTGAGGTAGAAGGACATGGTGAGACAGAGGAGCAAGCCATTGAGTCTGCCTACAGGGCACTAAGCATCAAGGATCTTCAGGCTGGTAAATAAATAAGGAATCACTTCCATCTCACTCTGCCTTTTGGTTTTTGCCTCCTTCCAGTACAAGAAATTCCATCTGTAACCGTttgtcctatttagggtcaTGGGGAGTAAGAGAACTAAAAAACATGTATGTACACATGTATGtacacatgtatgtatgtatgtaaatgCACATGAAACCTTGTCTTTTTAGGTGAATCCTATAAGGGTGTAATTCAGCAACACTTCTTAAAGTCCGGTTTCCAGCTGCCAGAAGAACTTACCACCGCTGGTTCTGATGGGAGGGCATGTTGCAAACTGATGCTGTCCGGACCTTTTACTTTTCAGGGGGAAGGTCAGTCGGTTACAAGAAAACACTTCTGGAAAGGGTGAAGAAATGGTTTTGTTTCTTTATGCACATAGCAATACAATTATGGTTTTTGAACAGAGGGCTCACCCAAGAAAAAGGATGCAGAGCAGCAGGCTGCTAAAGCGGCCCTCTGCCGGCTGGCTAAGGTCCTTGGCAGAAACATGTCTGGAAAAAACTACAAGGGTTTGCTGAAGGAGGCGATGGAAGCGAAGGGCCTGAAACCACCCGAATACAGAGAGGTTCAGTACAATGCACAAGATACTGCAGATGATGAAGCAGGTAAGTGCAACACTATGTGGGATTACAAGACACAGTCATTTTTCTGTATTGAGATGTTGCTGTTTCTCTGTAGGTCACAGGAGTTTGCCAGCAAAGGTCCCTGAAGGACCTCAGGACAAAGCGACAGGCCGTGTGGCTCGTCCTGCCACTGCAAATCAGGAAGCTCGTCCTGCCACTGCAAATCAGGAAGCTCTTCCTGCCACTCCAAATCAGGAAGCTCTTCCTGCCACTCCAAATCAGGAAGCTCGTCCTGCCACTGCAAATCAGGAAGCTCTTCCTGCCACTCCAAATCAGGAAGCTCTTCCTGCCACTCCAAATCAGGAAGCTCTTCCTGCCACTGCAAATCAGGAAGCTCTTCCTGCCACTCCAAATCAGGAAGCTCTTCCTGCCACTCCAAATCAGGAAGCTCTTCCTGCCACTCCAAATCAGGAAGCTCTTCCTGCCACTGCAAATCAGGAAGCTCTTCCTGCCACTCCAAATCAGGAAGCTCTTCCTGCAAAAGGGCTCGTGAATACACCTCAGGGTATTCCTTTGTTTGCATGAACCGCTTTGGAGCGTATCTCTCCACATGTACCCTAATCTATCATGTACTTACTGACGGTCTTAAGATACTGTACAGTTGACCTTGATTTTGCCATAGTACTTTTGGTTCAAAATGAACCTGCTTAAATTTGAGCCCAGCCATGCAGAGCAATGCACCATGTCTTCTGATATGCACTCCGACCGGGAATAATGCTGtgataaacttttttttctgtcacCACGAATAGAAGACCCTCACTAATGGTTTCTCTCTCTGTCAGCACCCCCATTTCACGTTACAGTGAAAGTGCCTGTGAACACAGAATTCAGTGGCGGTGTGGCTGACACCCGGGAAGATGCGGCTGAAGGGACCTACAGGGCTCTTGCAGGAGATCTTGCTCTGGAACATTCAGGACCAGGTATCAACTAATTCCCAAGTGATCTCTGTCCACTGAACCCCTACAGGTGAAGATAAGGTTATCCTCTCTCCCAGAGCTCCTTCCTGGTGGTACCAAACAACTGCTCCTGGATTTCTTCAGGAAGGCTGGCTGCAAGCCACCTGCGGAGACCTACAAAAAAACCCAAGAAGGGAAGTTTAAATGCACACTGGCCATCCATGGAGACTTCACTTTTCAGAACCAAGGTGAGCAGTCTCGACAAGACTCTTAGTGAAGGACTCTCAGTGAAGACCTCTCAGTGAAGATCTGTATTCTAGTTACTTGTCTTGTATGTTCTCAGAAGGGACATCCACAAAGAAGCAGGCAGAACAGGAGGCAGCAATGGAAGCCTTAACCCGACTGTCACGGGTCCTGGGCTGGAACCAGGAAAAAGTAAACAATAGTAATTACAAAGGAAAGCTGAAGGAGCTGCTTGATAAACAGAATAAGCAACCAACCTATCAGATACTTCCAGGAGTTACTGACATAAGTAACAGACCTGCAGGTTAGGAGATTTTTTATTTCCATGAATCTATGGATCTGTGTTTAATTGACATACGCTTCTGTTGGTGTCATTCCATGTGCTCATGTTGTCAGTTCCATAAGGTATCAGTTCTCTGACCTTCCTGATGTAGATGGTCTCAGCTCAGGAAGCACAGAAGGTCCCATCTGTGAAGCCGCTGCATCAGTTAGTGATGTGGTATCTGTGGCGATCCCATCTGATGCCTGCAGTCAGTGCCCTTCTCCTCAAAAATCTGCCAAGATAGACTGTCCAGGTAAAGCTGCGCCGGGCATTTGGATAAGAAACAGGTTGCAAGGGGGCAGGCAGACGCCACGACTGCATAGGGCCACGATAAAGCATGTCTACTGCAGGGCTTTTATTATTAGATAGATCATCAGATATTATTTAAGTT
This window of the Paramormyrops kingsleyae isolate MSU_618 chromosome 1, PKINGS_0.4, whole genome shotgun sequence genome carries:
- the LOC111838159 gene encoding uncharacterized protein CXorf38, which translates into the protein MVYEELSARLNESGYKNWLKAGYCLLKVKDGLCDFVNNEMKCFHAVIIDSNHVLRSGRQCQNQCRPKGNQFTSVCSVCREWKAEILRHHTNTAGVVNWSNCKPWLWSFQHWELAKAYMPRGQVNSTSPEQCDAAALLNLINFCDHFSFIDQQSVREVIRQRNELMHSCEMRVSPKWMAQLQRNLDQLLQQLRRVPKVAAISQEIREILSADWSVSFTESDAVDGAQWEGVEPELISQLETDLLREKLDHLLVRSESEPPPDPKELEELGKLKEFIRLHPDLEKCFQTHLCKDQSQQFEGDSMK
- the LOC111851072 gene encoding uncharacterized protein, with product MAMCDRFSDENYKNWLKTTMSLQLLRHGLGDFIEEQSESYHSSLRRNLGDAECARKCHFGTSQPHKDSNLCETCAKWKQEILNNHKNNKGRIYWDNCEPHKWSKDKWEVAKVYMPRGNKSHNRSEQFDISAVLNFMNFCKHFNKFGNNRFISEVTNVRNQMMHSPDMKVPKKDMEKHFGKVLQFVGHLQKHAKGLEKLTEVLEQLQNTELSVALEGDNLNVTSLKENIQTLFRVQNMQDLEQNIFKEKLQLLTHRLEEDKQAVENGEIEGIRTFLEQNKDLLEQLGPQVQKLNEIQTKVDEHEQQLGTLAEKVDNLEKKASEPVLSAEVVKYKNHILEEARKRNWKTPQFSEKYHPKGYIGQLEINGHKFEGKIIQLNKIAAHQEVAKMALEQLEQLSKEGPAAPSADRLDVLSSAGTTYFCSVTVHLNVEVEGHGETEEQAIESAYRALSIKDLQAGESYKGVIQQHFLKSGFQLPEELTTAGSDGRACCKLMLSGPFTFQGEEGSPKKKDAEQQAAKAALCRLAKVLGRNMSGKNYKGLLKEAMEAKGLKPPEYREVQYNAQDTADDEAGHRSLPAKVPEGPQDKATGRVARPATANQEARPATANQEALPATPNQEALPATPNQEARPATANQEALPATPNQEALPATPNQEALPATANQEALPATPNQEALPATPNQEALPATPNQEALPATANQEALPATPNQEALPAKGLVNTPQAPPFHVTVKVPVNTEFSGGVADTREDAAEGTYRALAGDLALEHSGPELLPGGTKQLLLDFFRKAGCKPPAETYKKTQEGKFKCTLAIHGDFTFQNQEGTSTKKQAEQEAAMEALTRLSRVLGWNQEKVNNSNYKGKLKELLDKQNKQPTYQILPGVTDISNRPADGLSSGSTEGPICEAAASVSDVVSVAIPSDACSQCPSPQKSAKIDCPDIQRMLGFYGLNEQLQNLHINPKMSFGYKVQINFQDGTIRNQDAHMTKKDAKRKLYLEFAKALSLGESSTEEHQAVNLVKEYFKRHTFELPSEDYVPKADNKFVCSLTLKSFCFSYESREPSEEAARREASRRAFSRLAPLLGHPAAVSGCGTEAEQQLKLLLQAAGQSDPVFQPLPTQHKATATLGLSNFSLESRAPNKNSARSRLSSRILGLLGEEGAEASSNISVRNQLDDWFKKRRIEQPKFENTQDGVKATFSAPLTFSHPGWENSWKDAESRLTDVMKARLGHLSEDTI